The genome window CTATTATAGCATATTTTTTTTTTCGTGGTTTTGTGCTTCGATTAACTATTGAATTCATTTAATAgataaacaaaatattattaCTATAAAAATTATGTGTCTGCAGAGGGATGTATGTGCAAAAGAGCCCATTTTAACTTCTCACTCACGGGGATACCCTCACGGCCAAGCAACGCGTTTCGCGTTGGAGACCAAAACCGCCGGACCCAAAAGAGTACCCATCGGTACGACACGCGCTTTCGGCTGACAGGTTGTCCCCACGCGGCTCGTTTCGGAGGAGCGACTGCCTTTCAAACGAATACCCTAAAACACACCCCGATCAGCTCGAGCATTGGCGGCCACGAGGGGGTGTTGTGTCCGCATCATAGTCATTGAGATCGATGAGTTAACGGACGAGATCATCCGGGTGCCTTTGTGGGCTTTTCTTATGGTCTGGTCTTATGAGCTGCGTTAACTTTCATAAGAAAttagtttaaaattatatttatattcattcaATAAAGTATATTTTGAACTTATTTTTTCACTTACTTTAAATTTAACTCTTATATGCAACTTtatctatatatttttaatatgatctGTTATTAAGTCAACCTAATTTTTTTGatgagtataaataaataaaaggaataTATAACAtaagaaattaaatatatatatatatatatatatatatatataaatgtaaggACAAAATGGTATGTGCTGATGTGATAGCATTTCTTGTCTCTGTCAATTTCCGAATAAAGCCGGATCGGAAGCAAACACGCAACAAAGACtgtcgaaagaaagaaagagagagtgagagaaaaagagtttgcAATGCTCCTAAATTTCATGTGAAGTTGATCCAATAATTCCAGTCATATTAGAACTGACTTGAGAGGAGGATTGGAATCTTGACAGATTGGATGGAGTCTTATCTATAATGCCTCCTTGAGCTGTCTCATGTGGTtttgatttttgatatttattttcaTGCTGGAAACCATGAGTTGCATGTTCTTCAGGTCTGATGATGCTTCACGTCTTTGTCTCACAAAGGGGTTTTCTTGTgtgggaaggagaagaaggactGGATTATTAAATGAAAGGATGTGCCGATGCCTCGTCGATCTGCAAGTCTCTTCATCATGGTTGGAGAAACCCAATGCTATTCATGGAGTTGCAGCAAAGTCAATCCCATGCTGATGGATGGATGCAAATTCAATTCGAGTGCTCTTGTCTTGGATGACAAACATCGTGTTTATTATTCTGTCACTTATGAACTGCAAAAACAGATTGATTTTATCTCATGATGATCATGACAACAGTCGAGAGCACAATGTGACAATGCAAGATCAAAGGTAGGTTACAAAACATTTGTAGGTAGGTTTATCCTGCACGCCGGCTGCGAGTCCTGGATCGATCTGTCATGGATGGGATATCTCAGAATTTGGCAGAACTTGGGGTGCTCAGAGACCTTCCCCTCGCTTGCAGAGACAGGTCAGAGATCGTCCTCCCCGTCTTCGATTCAGTCTCAGTGTTCAGCAGATTCTCATGCATGGCATCACACAGCTGATCATGGGTGGTTGCATGGCCGAGCACCTGCAACGATCATTTACATGTAAGGAGAGAAGGAACAACAAGAAGTAAGCACAATCTACGCTGTCTCACTGCTTTCCTTCGTTAAAGACAGCTGGTCGGCAGACCATCGCCCAACTGTGGCAATAGTGTTCCAAGTTCTTGCTGACTCTAGCAATCATCAAAATGCACTTGTATTGCCCAATTGTATTACCACATTGCGACGAAACGAACGAACGAACTCACGAACGAACTCTTCCAATACAAACATGAAACCTCAAGGAAGTGCAGCATAAGCAAGAACACGACTTGcggaaaaaaaaaacgaaaacCTGTTGTGGGTTCACGTTCTGAGTGGTTGCTTCCCGGATGAGCTGAGCTTGTCCAAATTCTGCATCGTCTTGTCCTCTTACTGCTTGGGCCATCGTCTCTTGGATGTTGTGATGGATATGAAGCGAGGGAGAGGGTGAGGAGGGATCAAAGGAAGGAGTAGTGGAGAATCTTACATTCATACGATCTATATttatatgtagagagagagatgagCTCAAATCACAGATCCTGGAAACCATGTGGTGGTAGCAAGTGGTTGGTCGTGAGGGAAAACATGGAAAGATTTGACCGAGAAAACTGGAGGAATTGGAGACAGCAGAGCTTTTGTAGATCGATAAATGAATTCACCACAAGACAAGGCGGTCATATTTTAACAAGGAAAAAAGCAACCCTCGTAGAACAATGTAAGATTACATTCAGACTCAATGAGTTAAATATCTCATCACGACAAATAAGATCGATCCATCATCCAGCAGTGCAAGTCATAATATGTTGGACTGTGTGCCACGACGACGAAGCCGATATGTAGGAAGACAgtaataatcaagatacacactCAGATCCCAAGTGGCTTGGATGGCTTGGTTTATACGGTTAGAcattatttgttattttcatCTTGGAATTAAGCAAAGTCTATGAGGTGCAGAGTAAACGACATTAATTTAATCTTCTATCATTAGCATCCATGGTGTGGTGGCGCAGTTGGCTAGCGCGTAGGTCTCATAGCTTCATTGAGGAATCCTGAGGTCGAGAGTTCGAGCCTCTCTCACCCCAACTTCTTTTTTCTATTTGTCAATTTTCAATTTATTTATgattaatatataataataataataataataaacaaatataTTTTAAGAAAAAGGACTTCGCTTCTTTGGATTTGGGTGTTTTGGTTTTGCTGACTAAATTAATTTGTTTATATGGGGATTTTAAATTTATAGCAAAAAATGAACATGATAATGGAGATAAAATTCTTCGTGGAAGTCTGATGATATACATAAACAACCAACTATTTATGGTAATAAGATCCTGCAATCAAATTCTCATTGTGATTAGAATCTTGAACATTCTAGAAAACATGAGAGTTTTGGGttgggtggggggtggggggacAAGCGTAGGAAGAGAAGGGCTGCCAAGTGGTTCAGAAGAAACATTATGCAAAATGTACAACTGGACAGCTCACATAAAGAAAGCTTTATTATTTAATGGAACTATCAAGCACGCAATCATGTATAACGATTGATGAACTATCCGTCCGTATCAGGTAAGCCTCACAGTTTGACATTCAAAAGTTTTCTGTGTCGCAACCAACTATCAGGTATTTAATCATGCACGACTCTTGTTGACATAATAGCATCCATCTGTGGACATTTCTGTTGGAATATTACATTGTAATGGCAAGTGGAGGACGACTATTATCCAACAAAAAGAACTAAGATTGCAAGCTACATGTTGCAGTGTGTCACCGTGTGTCAATATGAAATGGACATAACTAGTAACCTTACCCAAAATCAAGGAACAATTAATTCATTACATCAAGACAAGCATACATAAGATAGCCAGCATGGGGGTAATTAACCATAAACATGTCCCCCTTTtaacttatatatgtatatactatcAGAAGTTGCAACTTTGCAGTGCATATTGCGTATAATTTACAAAATTAAAAGAATATGGTGCCAGGGGCATTGCATCGGTTGTCCAGCAAATTCGATAACTTCAATCTCCAACTTTACAATCTTAAATACCAAGACGATATGTGGAAACAAATGTCACTTTTTTCCAGTGGTCACTCCGACAACAAGATTGCTAACCTGCACCATAGTATATTTGTAGTTGATTCAGCGACCTGTGATTTTAGAATGTACGGCAGTCAAGACTAAAATGTTACCAGTTTGCCACTTTCATCGACTGACATTGGGTTCTCAACAACAACCGTCGTGTTTTGCACTTGAGAAGCAGACTGTAGAAAGGAAAGTAAAGTCAGTGTCTGAAGACAAAATTGATGTTGCCCATCAAAGCAATTTGGTTTCCAGGAAGAGAATTAGCGGGGCATACAGCTGAAGGTGGCGCAGGTGTCGGTCCATTAAGCCTATGCATGGTTGACACCGGGAGTCTCATACCATCCATTTGCTATAAATAGGTAAATAGGGAAACCCAAAATACTTCAGAAAAAGAACTGTGAGCTTAAAGATGTTCGACAGTAAGATGGTGAATTATGAAAAGCGGTGGCAAGAACAAACTACAGTCTCAAAATTTACCccgacatttgtcacataatgacatatggcacacttgaCAGATGGTGCTCCGTAAGGATACATCAGAGTTGTATGACAATGGCCACATCTCACGTTAGCAACCTGATTTACTGCAGTGCACACAGAAACTACAATTAATTGAACACAAGACAATTAAATCTCTTTATACAagcacatatacacacacacacacactcacccATCAGAGACTACTTGGTGAACATTCATTGATATTGAATAAGCACAGCAATGGACACAGTTTTTATTCTTTCTCAGTAGGAGAAACATAATCTCATCAAAATAGTGGCATAACATCAAAACTCTAAAAGTGTATTCAAGTACATATTATTATGAAACAGCAAAAAAATGAATGGCTTTAAGAACCATCTGTTACATGGCTTTTTATTTCTTTACAGCATAAATGAGTAGAATAAAATGAAGAGGATAAAATTCATTTGTCATGCAACAATGTGGTAAAGTATAAATATATGATGACACCAAAGCAACTTTCCCATGcaagaaaatattaataaaaaaattaaggatAACTTTTTGTATATGTACACCTCACAAAATTCCCCTTTACCACATAAATTCCAACAAATTTATGATCTATTTGTATAAGTCTATAAACCTACTTTTTACTTAAACAACTGCCAATGGGCTTTACAACTATTAAAATCTTATCGTTTAAATATGAACAAAAAGCTTCTAAAATTATTCAATTTTTGTCTAAGAAACAAGCCTTAAATAATTTGCATGTATCCTGTGAAAAAAGGGATCAATTGAGAATTTTACAAGTGAatctttagatcttctttcatgcCAAAGATGATGAAATTTCAGCACTGATGACAATTGACTCAGAGGGTTTAACACAAAAAAAGGTAGGTTTAAAGGTGTGCACATATAACAGTACATCTTAAGACAACACATTAAAGGCATCCCCATCAGGTACATATGCAAGTAAAAAACACAAATGACAATTGAAGAAGATCATGAAAGAACCCCTGAGCAAGAAAAGATGGATGCAGCTAAGAAGAGTTCCTGGGCAGAtatttgacaataaaaacatGAAAAGAATCTATGACTGATAGCTATGTAGTACAATACTATGATTTAGAAACTGAAGATCACCACAACTCACAGTAGCAAATTCACACCAATGACTAATCTCACTCAGCCTCTCCAAACGGGAGATAGAATGATGCCCacattatataaaaaaaacccAATGATAATGCACCCAGCAGCTCGACGACATATTCCCTAAAACAATACAATCAAACCAGGAAAGGTACCAGAAAAGAACTCTTGCACTTGTTTTCATGTTGTTCAGGTTGAAATATGTGTTTGATGGAACAAAATATAGAAAATCAAGTACCCAAGTTTATCTCAACAAGGCATGTGATGAACCCAAAGTAAAGATAAGTCAAAGAACACAGATTGCAGAATTTCTagatttaatttttcaaattcagtCTAAAACAAGAAATTTCACCAAATCATTAGTTCAGAACTAAAGATGACAGTGAAGAAGAATAGCATTGATGACCAACTGAACGCTAATTGCAGATTGAGCAGCAATACAATGGTTCTTACAACATGAAGCCAGAAATGAGATCAGAATAGGGGATTGCTATTAACAAAAGGGATAGAGCTACACATCTGCAATAAGTTTGTAGAGCATGCATGACCTAGCATCAGTATGACCTTCTAGTATAAAGGGAAGGAAAAGAGCAAAGATGAATAACAGAGACAAAGATTGaactaataacaaataaagaaaaaaaaaggtagcCTGAACACTTTTGTACCTAAGACCTCCTCTCAGAGATCTGACCTCGTGATAGGACCTTTGTGCCTCAAATTTGAAACACATCACAAGCAGAAAAGAAAGAACCACTTGTGTCATCACCCTTTGAAATTAGTAATGCAATATTTATGAGAAACGGAAAATAATTCAACCTATACTTTTCTATTTTTAATTCAACCTATACATATGGAGTTATAATTGTGCAATGGGAAACCACGGTGGCTGATATCAGCCTTCATCGCACTTAGTGAACAGCCAATCACCCCACCCTTCTAGTCTCTCACTGTTCCATTTCTAATTGTCTCCATCGGTACATGCAAAGGACTAAAGACCAGCTACAACATAAGGTCAATATAATGTCCAAATTACATAGGCAGGTTAGCAGCAGCTCTAGATAGTACTAAAGTCTTACGTAGCGGATGATAGTTGAAAAAGAAATAAGCCAAAAAAAGTTTTAATCAATAAAGTCCTCGCTGAAATTAGACTACGCTAACATAAGCCTTCATTTTTGTTACATAAATGGTATTAGTTGTTCTTTTTTACAACATTCATTTATTAAATACTACAAAAATAATTTTGGATGCCCAGAAGatcaagctatttatttattaagacaactaaagaaaaatatagagaaaaaaatTGCATGTGGTTCTTGTTGATTTACAAAAAGCTAACGATAGAGTTCTTTTGGATTTATTATGAtgggttttagaaaagaaagatatgtgcactaattatattgatattattaacgatatatatgataatatagccactagtattaaaaatataaagagtTTGTCTTGTGAATTTCCTATTAACATAAGATTACATTAATGATCCACATTAAATCCCTACATTTTAATATTGATAATGGATAGACATGCTATTGTTGATGATATTGTCATAGTTAACGATAGTTTAAATGAAATTAATCTTAAACTTGAATTGTAAGGGCATTCCTTCCTTGGTAACTAAAAGTTTTAGATTAGGTAGGATTAAAACtaaatatatgagatataattttagtaatattagcaaaagaaaaaagaatatagGTATAAGTTGGATAGATAAGAAGTTTCTTTAAGTAAGCTTTACGTATCTTGGATCAAATATTTAATAAGAtgaagagattgataaagatattattcataaagtaaaaacTTGATTATTAAAATAGCGAGGGATGTCAGAAGTCTCATGATATCATTAAATAATTTTGaggctaaaaataaaattttacacaATAATTGTTAGACCACAATGATTATGCATTCGAGTGTTGGGtaattaagaaacaacatatacaaaataTTTATATTGCTAAGATGAGAATATTGAGGTGAATTTATCGAGTTATTGTGAacgatagaaaaaaatatttttattagttaaCAATTAGGTTTCACTTCGATAAAAGATAAAATAAGGGAGGATTGTTTAAGATGGTATGGACATGTGCTCAAGAGACATATGGATCAATAGTTAGAATTGGTGAAATGATTATTAGTGATTAAAGGAGAGGTAGAAAAACTAAAAatactttaataaaaatataaataaaaatttaaatactctcaattcaactaaacatatgacttttttttCAGATCTTAATaatggcaaaagatccatgtagctaaCCCCAAATAATTGGGATTTAAGGATTTGTTGTTGTAGTAGAAAAGAATTTCAGTATATCTTGTCAGTCTGGCTCATTATGAACAATAGCTCCTTTGTGCAAAAGAAACAATTTCCCAAGACCCAATTTATAACTTCAGAAAGAGGTCACAAGATAATTCAGAATAAAATGTttaactataaaagtaaattctGCAATAAAACAAGTGTTTGAATAAGTAGCCAGAAGAAAGTGTCAAATTGATAGTAGAAAGGCTTGAGTTGTTATAGAAAGGAAATGATGCTCTTACAGTTCTGACAAATAAAGATATAAGGGACTTGAATACAAGTGTATTTGTATGAGAGAACACAAACCCTCCAAGCAACAATGTCAATTAAGAGGTATGTGCAGCAACTATTCTCTGGCTAATTAGGATCTTAATAAccacaaaagatccatgtagtcgatcccaaataattgagacttacggctttattgttgttgttgttgttgttgttgttgcagcaACTATTCTCAGGATACATTGAGTAACTTATTGAAAATGCTATTAGGATAGTTAAAACAAAATATGTCACACAAATAAGTTATAACTAAataagtattaaaaaaaaaaagaaaccaaagCATCACAAAAATGTTCTTCACATCTTAGAATATCGAGGGTTTCTTTAACATGACAAAGTTTCCATTTCATGTATCACACAATCATTACAAAAGAACCTCTAGGCTCTGTGGAGTCACAGAATTGCTAATCAATACTACATATCGGTTAACAGCAAACAAAAAGCACAGACCTGGTCTAGTGATATTGATAGTGTTGCAGCAGGAGCATCTAACAGTTGTTGCACCATGAACATGCATCAATAGCGTTCGACAACCTCCACATATAAGCTGAGCCATCTCCATTCCTGCACACAGATCAACTAAATCTTCCATAGACAAATCCACCATGTCTCCACTTAACCAAAGCAGAGAACAGCCTTAAGCACAACTGAGCACACTTAAAGATATATCTACCAATTTAACAACCAATATCACATCACATGTATGTTATTTTCCTTCAATTAGATATCCTTTCTTTGATAGCATACATCAAGTATGGTCAGGATAGCCTCTAAGGTTTTTGGAGGGCGGTCTATGGATATGTTGGTATGCAATGTGCACCCATATTATGCCAGCCACAAGGAACAATTCAAATATTTTCAAGGTACAGAAGTAAACCACTACATTTTGTTGGTAATATAGGTTTGTGATGCTTGCATACCAAGCCATGTAAAATGCACATGTGGAGCAATCAACAGAGTTAAATGACAAGAAGGAATGATGTAGACGAAGCACCTGGAGGCGGGACTGTAGTTATGGTGCTGCATATTGCACAACAGACGCTAGCGGCTCCCCTGGGATATAAAAGAACGTTCCTACATCCACTACAAACCAGTTGGCCCTGCATGCCTGGACTAATCATAAACAACGTTACCAATAGGTGAGCACAAGTAAAATGGTGCAAGAAAATTCCATCTAATCCTCAGATTCATCTGCCTGAATACAGGCGATCAATGTAAGCCGAAAACAAAAGGACCAATTTTCGCGCTACAAAATAGAAGAACacaacaataattagattttgcCAGTAGCAAAAGAGGGAATTAAACGCGGCAACAGTAGGAAAGAAAACATCTTGATAATAACCCAAAATCCAAGAATACAACATCAGAAAAAGCCCTAAATACCAATCATAAAAAAAACACCATGATCACGAAATCATTTTGATCCGAGTCATCCCGAATTTCCTGAAATCAAAAGGGAAAAGAACGATGTCGTTGGCAGCCGAAACCAATTAAAATTTCCCCCAGAGAAGCAAGCGATTCAATCAAGGAAGATCAGGTATCGTAACCGCCTCGGAAGGCACAGATCAGAGGAACTCCCACAATTCTTCAGATATCGCAGCCCAAACACTCGCAGAAACAACGAATCCAAGGAAGACCGACTTGCCTCCAAAGAATCGGGGGTGGAATCGCCAAAATATGAACGGGCTCGACACGGGGATATCCCAACAAGAAGGTGAAACCCTCCTCCGGAGACGCCAGACGAAACAGGGGTCGCAAGATTATGGTACGAGAGGAAGGCTTTCGTTAATTAATGGCTTCGGAGCTTCGAGATTCTTCGTGGGGGACGGACGCGGAGCCGATCGATTTGGTCATTTGTTATTTCTTTTTCCTGTCCCTCTTTTGATttgatcaagagagagagagagagctatttGGTAATTTGTCATTTCATTTTCCTCTcttcctcttatatatatatatatatatatatatatatatatatatatatattataatttatatattataattttataaatattcatctattctcttttattgtaattttataaatattcatCTATTCTCTTTCCGGTCTTTATCCTCATGAGGTCACACATTTGTGTGTGACGCTTTCCTTTCTCGTTTATTACCTTCATTGTTTTTTATCCGTTAGTATCGTCCACTCGTTGTCTATTCCCATTGCAAGGCTCATATCTCTGTCTAATATTTTCTCTGCCTATCGTGTCTATTGTCTT of Musa acuminata AAA Group cultivar baxijiao chromosome BXJ1-7, Cavendish_Baxijiao_AAA, whole genome shotgun sequence contains these proteins:
- the LOC135678086 gene encoding protein LOL3-like — protein: MQGQLVCSGCRNVLLYPRGAASVCCAICSTITTVPPPGMEMAQLICGGCRTLLMHVHGATTVRCSCCNTINITRPVNQVANVRCGHCHTTLMYPYGAPSVKCAICHYVTNVGQMDGMRLPVSTMHRLNGPTPAPPSASASQVQNTTVVVENPMSVDESGKLVSNLVVGVTTGKK